A single genomic interval of Candidatus Zixiibacteriota bacterium harbors:
- the cas5 gene encoding CRISPR-associated protein Cas5, translating into MKSYEVQMEIAGPAAMWTRPDTGAAQISYPAPTFSAAKGMFEAIAKLDSATIRPKKVEICKPLQYSKYTTNYGGPLRKRNQITLGSSYQLPAIILIDVCYRLYGVVEEVRTNTRPTNHLHALQDMFNRRLLKGQSYSTPCLGWNEFTPSYVGSFRQVDSEGNKIEVQISMNEIIPSMLHEVFDSLSHGAVAPRFRQNVMITNGVLSYEESEIEVTHAQ; encoded by the coding sequence ATGAAGAGCTACGAAGTACAAATGGAAATCGCTGGCCCGGCGGCGATGTGGACACGTCCAGACACAGGGGCGGCACAAATCTCTTACCCCGCTCCGACGTTTTCCGCGGCAAAGGGTATGTTCGAAGCTATCGCTAAATTAGACAGTGCCACTATTAGGCCAAAGAAGGTCGAGATATGCAAGCCTTTGCAATATTCTAAATACACAACCAATTATGGTGGACCGCTCAGAAAAAGGAATCAAATTACGTTAGGCTCCTCCTACCAATTGCCTGCAATAATTTTGATCGATGTTTGTTATCGTCTATATGGTGTTGTGGAAGAAGTAAGAACGAACACTCGACCGACAAACCATCTCCACGCGCTTCAGGACATGTTTAATCGTCGGCTTCTCAAAGGACAGAGCTATTCTACACCTTGCCTTGGATGGAACGAGTTTACGCCCTCGTATGTCGGATCCTTTCGCCAAGTTGATTCGGAAGGGAATAAGATTGAGGTGCAAATCTCAATGAATGAAATTATTCCATCTATGCTCCATGAGGTTTTTGATTCACTCTCTCATGGAGCCGTTGCGCCGCGTTTCAGGCAGAATGTGATGATCACCAACGGAGTGCTCTCCTACGAAGAATCAGAAATTGAGGTTACTCATGCTCAATGA
- a CDS encoding GAF domain-containing SpoIIE family protein phosphatase, giving the protein MPEISDIELTRMKRAVEELSVLNKIAIATNISMPLEKITQITLDHCLKHVHTTQGAVYLLKSEDKADDKAVTFVRRNDPTITELPFHVDVTLTGWMIKNRTIFISNSPDTDDRIKGIDLAPLGIRSILAAPLLSQKGLLGLLVLVNKNDSNGFNDNDKRFLAIVAAQSAKIIENARLFEKELQLRDIQIEIDLARKIQEGFLPKGNILDPGFEIFGFNSAAKQVGGDFYDMIRLKDNSILLSLGDVSGKGIPAALLMSNAQAVIRSHAGSSDSADLVNLIESLNRLICQFTQPGQYITMILGCFEPALGKYRYANAGHPSVIVVRKDSSLELHTDSDLVVGVLPGFSYHEHQISLSSGDTLFLFTDGITECFNSLEEQFGDDSLAAALISNSHLPARDICQAVLARMNDFRKDTEQSDDITMLALKVR; this is encoded by the coding sequence ATGCCAGAGATTTCAGATATAGAATTGACGCGAATGAAGAGGGCGGTCGAAGAACTGTCTGTCCTTAACAAAATTGCTATTGCCACCAATATCTCAATGCCCCTCGAGAAGATAACCCAGATAACCCTCGACCATTGCCTGAAACATGTCCATACCACACAGGGAGCCGTTTATTTACTAAAATCCGAAGATAAAGCCGATGACAAGGCTGTCACTTTTGTACGCCGGAACGACCCCACAATTACCGAGCTTCCCTTCCATGTCGACGTTACCTTAACCGGCTGGATGATTAAGAATAGGACAATATTCATCAGTAACAGCCCCGACACAGATGACCGCATTAAAGGTATCGACCTCGCGCCTCTTGGCATCCGCTCAATTTTGGCGGCCCCTCTTCTGTCTCAGAAGGGACTGCTCGGATTGCTTGTTCTCGTCAACAAAAACGACAGCAATGGATTTAATGATAACGACAAGCGATTTCTGGCCATTGTTGCAGCCCAAAGCGCCAAAATCATTGAGAATGCCCGGCTCTTTGAAAAAGAGCTCCAGCTTCGTGACATTCAGATCGAGATTGACCTGGCCCGAAAAATCCAGGAAGGATTTTTGCCGAAAGGAAATATTCTCGATCCCGGCTTTGAGATTTTCGGATTTAACTCCGCCGCCAAACAGGTGGGCGGTGATTTTTATGACATGATCCGGCTCAAGGACAACTCGATCCTCCTCTCGCTGGGGGATGTCTCAGGCAAAGGTATCCCAGCCGCTTTGCTGATGTCGAATGCGCAGGCAGTGATTCGTTCCCATGCCGGAAGCAGCGATTCGGCAGATTTAGTCAATCTGATCGAAAGTCTCAACAGGCTTATCTGCCAGTTCACTCAGCCAGGACAGTATATCACAATGATTCTCGGATGCTTTGAACCTGCTCTCGGTAAATATCGCTATGCAAACGCCGGGCATCCGTCGGTTATCGTCGTCCGCAAAGATAGCAGTCTGGAATTGCATACTGACTCCGATCTGGTCGTAGGCGTTCTCCCTGGCTTCAGTTATCACGAACACCAGATATCGCTCTCATCGGGGGACACATTGTTTCTGTTTACCGATGGTATCACCGAGTGCTTTAATTCATTGGAAGAACAATTTGGCGATGATTCGCTTGCCGCCGCCCTCATATCAAATAGCCACCTCCCCGCCCGTGATATCTGTCAAGCAGTATTAGCCCGTATGAATGATTTTAGGAAGGATACCGAGCAGTCCGATGATATAACTATGCTCGCGCTCAAAGTACGTTAG
- a CDS encoding protein kinase: MLKQGALFSHYTIDAVLGEGGMGIVYRAIDPSLDRVVGLKLLNEKFSHSAVYRANLSAEAKLAARIDSPHVVKIWEHSTFQDQPYIAMEYIDGIDLRSAARDKDFGYKLDVAKQVGRGIKDAHQAGLIHRDLKPENIKVTEIGAVKILDFGLAKVISTDSVDQQGDVEGTLHYLSPEQLSGQPLTFSCDQFSFGAILYELFTGVRPFEGEYAASIMYSILHEEPIPPCERKSDLPQWVNALVMTLMAKNPQGRFENISAALDFINSSQRGSNGASEAVPYSQAKQKVTVIDLKNLSGDVTWDYFCLGFTEDVIREISRRTDLIISAEPATSQTRDIQEMFKKCRSDFIITGSLMKWQESLRLQLSIYSSKENKLVAGETYEGAASKLFQLLFKAAEATSISLATITGVAPIPVDDYLKTDVSAYDYYLKGKSYYQTNTADDLKLAVKLYTKALEIEPNFALAHTGLSDVYTFQYMAFFDRTTERINQAKLEAITALKIDSALPEAHRSLGRYYMFTGDMANAEKCFYAAVEYNPKYAVGFRTLAWLKREGGDYESATQWAKKSLELAPTDLETLLLLSLISMDQRKFTVAVATLHRAIELGPDYGRAYYNLGVVYMKLGVFDLALENFQLAIKYQGDPNCYIDAGYIHILNKDFASAKTKFEESIKADCLLFVSHYYLGFLDQLEGSAHTSKEHFSHVIALTPDSTNGKASDQHIQVYRAMAFAGLGDNDKALTILNTIQSDAHINGEVLCNMARCYALLGQTAEASRALHQSFTAHAGPTEREVALDPHFAELSD; encoded by the coding sequence ATGCTGAAACAGGGCGCTCTCTTTAGCCACTATACGATCGACGCGGTGCTTGGCGAGGGGGGCATGGGGATTGTGTACCGTGCGATTGATCCCAGCCTCGACCGGGTAGTTGGGCTAAAACTACTCAATGAAAAGTTTTCTCATTCGGCGGTTTATCGCGCGAATCTCTCGGCTGAGGCTAAGCTCGCCGCTAGAATAGACTCTCCGCATGTTGTCAAAATTTGGGAGCACTCGACTTTCCAAGATCAGCCGTATATAGCGATGGAGTATATCGACGGAATAGATCTTCGTTCAGCCGCCAGGGACAAAGATTTCGGCTACAAGCTCGACGTGGCAAAACAGGTTGGAAGAGGAATCAAGGACGCACATCAGGCAGGCCTTATTCACCGCGACCTCAAGCCTGAAAATATTAAGGTAACCGAGATCGGAGCGGTGAAGATTCTTGATTTCGGTCTGGCGAAAGTTATCTCAACTGATTCTGTCGATCAACAAGGGGATGTTGAAGGGACACTTCATTATCTGTCCCCCGAACAGTTATCGGGCCAGCCGCTGACATTTAGTTGCGATCAATTCAGTTTCGGAGCGATTTTGTATGAACTGTTTACCGGTGTCCGACCATTTGAAGGGGAATATGCCGCGAGTATCATGTATTCGATTCTACATGAGGAACCAATCCCGCCGTGTGAACGCAAGAGCGATCTGCCCCAATGGGTAAATGCGCTTGTCATGACGCTCATGGCAAAAAACCCGCAAGGACGCTTTGAGAATATTTCTGCCGCCCTCGATTTCATAAACAGTTCTCAGCGCGGATCAAATGGCGCAAGCGAAGCCGTCCCATATTCACAAGCTAAACAGAAGGTAACTGTTATTGACCTGAAGAATCTGTCCGGAGATGTGACTTGGGATTATTTCTGTTTGGGCTTTACCGAAGATGTTATTCGTGAGATTTCACGCCGCACCGATCTCATTATCAGCGCGGAGCCAGCGACTTCTCAGACCCGCGACATACAGGAGATGTTCAAAAAATGCCGATCGGATTTTATTATCACCGGCTCGCTTATGAAATGGCAGGAGAGTCTTCGTCTGCAGTTGAGCATATACTCATCGAAGGAGAATAAACTGGTCGCGGGAGAGACATACGAGGGTGCCGCATCGAAACTGTTCCAACTTCTCTTTAAAGCCGCCGAAGCGACATCGATATCACTTGCGACAATAACCGGTGTGGCGCCAATTCCGGTTGATGACTACTTGAAAACCGATGTCTCGGCCTATGATTATTACCTGAAAGGCAAGAGCTACTATCAGACCAACACGGCCGACGATCTTAAACTTGCAGTGAAACTTTACACAAAGGCTCTGGAAATAGAACCAAATTTTGCGCTTGCCCATACTGGTCTTTCAGATGTGTACACGTTTCAGTATATGGCCTTTTTCGACAGAACAACCGAACGGATAAATCAGGCAAAACTCGAGGCAATTACAGCCCTTAAAATTGACTCCGCGCTTCCCGAGGCGCACCGTTCGCTTGGGCGTTATTATATGTTTACCGGCGATATGGCAAATGCCGAGAAATGTTTTTATGCCGCCGTTGAATATAATCCGAAATATGCTGTCGGCTTCAGAACGCTGGCTTGGTTGAAACGCGAAGGTGGTGATTATGAATCGGCGACGCAGTGGGCGAAAAAATCCTTGGAGCTTGCGCCGACTGACCTTGAGACACTTTTGCTTTTGAGTCTCATCAGTATGGATCAAAGGAAATTTACCGTCGCGGTGGCAACCCTCCATCGCGCAATCGAGCTTGGCCCCGATTACGGACGGGCCTATTACAACCTCGGCGTGGTCTACATGAAACTCGGCGTGTTTGATCTTGCGCTCGAAAACTTTCAACTTGCAATCAAATATCAAGGGGATCCAAACTGCTATATCGATGCGGGCTATATCCATATTCTCAACAAAGATTTTGCTTCGGCCAAGACAAAGTTTGAAGAGTCTATTAAAGCTGACTGCCTGCTTTTTGTCTCACACTACTATCTCGGATTTCTCGACCAACTTGAAGGAAGCGCCCATACATCGAAAGAACATTTTTCGCACGTTATAGCGCTTACCCCCGATAGTACCAACGGCAAAGCAAGCGATCAGCATATACAGGTCTATCGCGCGATGGCTTTTGCCGGGCTGGGTGACAACGATAAGGCATTGACAATTTTGAACACTATCCAAAGCGACGCGCATATTAACGGCGAAGTTCTCTGTAATATGGCTCGTTGCTATGCTTTGCTTGGACAAACGGCGGAAGCAAGCCGCGCTCTTCACCAGTCCTTTACCGCGCATGCCGGGCCGACAGAACGCGAAGTCGCTCTCGACCCGCACTTTGCGGAATTATCGGATTGA